The Spirosoma sp. SC4-14 DNA window GCGGGTCGTAGAGGTCGGCCACGGCAACGACTTTTGTACCAGGTACTTTCAGCGCGCAATCGAGATCGTAATGGCCGATGATACCCGCGCCAATAAGGCCAATGTTGATCGTATCAGCCGCTGAGCGTGGTTTTAGCGGGGTAATCAAATGACCTGAGCCAGCGTGTAGACACCTTGTTTCGGCATTGGCCAGTGCGGTGCCACCCGCCAGCAAGGCGGTGGTGCCACTCAGTTGTCGGAGAAATTTACGTCTTGAATTCATCTATTTAAGAATAAGAATTTCGTTGATTTATAAGGAGTTAACAAAGCTGTACAAGGCCGTTGGATTTTCGATCATCAGGCGGTTCCAATACGCGCTCAGCCCGCGTCGGTCGAGTTCGTCGCGGAAGGTTGTCAGCAGGTACGTTAGGCCCGGTGAGCCGCCGTAGGAACGCCAGTACGTGTTTCGGGCGGCATCCATTCCGGCTGTAATCTGATCAGGGAAATCGGGGAGCAGCGTTTCAAGTAGTCGATACGTCCCGTTTTCTTCCCCTTTTTTCCACCGAAAGGCGCTATCAAATTCAACCCGAACGCCCGTTTTCAACAGCTCCCGATGATACGCTACGTCCTGACAACGATCTACGTGCGAGATGACCACGTGGCTCAGATCAGCACCGAGTTTAGCGAACAGCTCGGCTTGTTTTAGCGCATGACGACCCGCATTACTATGGGTCAGAATCGGTACGCCCGTTTCGCGGTGGGTATTGACCACGGCCCGAAAAATCAACTCCTGGTGCGGGCTTATCGGATCATCACCCGTGGCCAGTTTGATCATCCCGGCTTTGTGTGGCGTTCGGTCAATAATCGGCCCGTTGTAATCGTAGCGATCAATACCATCGACTACATCGGCGATGAACAGGCGCGTTAACTGATCTTCGGAATACTGATACCGCCAGTGGGATGGCGGGTAATATTGCTCCAGGTGAATGCCCGTTGGGGCCACAATCTGAATCCCGGTTCGGCGCGATACCTCCGCCAGTTTCAGTACGTTCCGACCGCAGTTAGCGGGCATCGTATCGACCATCGTTCGTCCGCCAGCCGCGTACACCTGTGTGAGTTCTGCCGATACCTTATCGACATCGTTCAGCAGAAAATCCGGGTTCGCCAGCGTCGGAAAGCTTTCCTCAATGATGAGGTGCTCGTGGGCATACGTAATGCCCGCCTGTGCGGGCGGAATATCACCTAAAACGGTTCGGATAAAGGACATAAGTACTACGGCTAATTTACAGTAGCATATTTTCAATTGAGATTTTTTTGTCATGCTGAGGTACGAAGCATCTTCGGTAGCAGCACCAATCCAAGTACCGAAGATGCTTCGTGCCTCAGCATGACAAAAAATAACCTAAGCTTTTTAGACTTGAGTACTTAAGGTAAATCAGGTTAGTGCTGAACGTTGACTTCTGTCTGCGGCACCACATTATTTCGCCAGCCGTTTCGCGACGTATCGGCTACATTATCAGGAATGTCAAGAATGGCACCCAGTTCGTACAAATCCTGTTGAAGCTGCTTCACATTCAAGCCATTAGCAGCTTCATCGTTTCGGAGTGATTGCACAGCCGCCAGTCCGGCCGCCTGCCCCATCGACATGGTTTGGGCCATCGACCGGCAGGACGCGTGGGCATCGTGCGTGGCCGAAAAACACCGACCAACGACCCAAACTGACTGACTCCCTTTCGG harbors:
- a CDS encoding aryldialkylphosphatase, which translates into the protein MSFIRTVLGDIPPAQAGITYAHEHLIIEESFPTLANPDFLLNDVDKVSAELTQVYAAGGRTMVDTMPANCGRNVLKLAEVSRRTGIQIVAPTGIHLEQYYPPSHWRYQYSEDQLTRLFIADVVDGIDRYDYNGPIIDRTPHKAGMIKLATGDDPISPHQELIFRAVVNTHRETGVPILTHSNAGRHALKQAELFAKLGADLSHVVISHVDRCQDVAYHRELLKTGVRVEFDSAFRWKKGEENGTYRLLETLLPDFPDQITAGMDAARNTYWRSYGGSPGLTYLLTTFRDELDRRGLSAYWNRLMIENPTALYSFVNSL